Proteins encoded in a region of the Limanda limanda chromosome 17, fLimLim1.1, whole genome shotgun sequence genome:
- the rnf151 gene encoding RING finger protein 151 yields the protein MADPEVSTQSGGYDVELFVDTPDYDLICTICQGVLRCPVRAACHHIFCKKCILQWLKRQETCPCCRKSVNPSLIFVMFKLSKSIGRLKVKCKNEIRGCAETFSLSEQFCHSMSCVYELIPCPYQGCRAQLLRRDLDTHARHCEHWRQPCHMGCGAILSHRTRAQHNCYKQLRQEYDARQKNHRAIAAALQRKMRRMQSTMAYMKRQIGLICESLEVMDDLHEDEEEDLGESSGSSGGRQAAT from the exons ATG GCGGACCCAGAGGTGTCAACACAGAGCGGGGGCTACGATGTGGAGCTGTTTGTGGACACCCCCGACTACGACCTGATCTGCACCATATGTCAGGGCGTCCTCAGGTGTCCAGTGAGAGCTGCGTGCCACCACATCTTCTGCAAGAAATGCATCCTACAGTGGCTCAAGAG ACAGGAGACATGTCCCTGCTGCAGAAAGTCCGTCAACCCGAGCTTGATCTTTGTCATGTTCAAGCTGAGCAAATCTATTGGACGCTTGAAGGTCAAG tgtAAGAATGAGATCCGTGGTTGTGCAGAGACCTTCTCCCTCTCAGAGCAGTTCTGCCACAGTATGAGCTGTGTGTATGAGCTCATCCCCTGTCCCTACCAGGGCTGTCGGGCTCAGCTCCTGCGCAGGGATCTGGACACGCACGCACGCCACTGTGAGCACTGGCGTCAGCCCTGCCACATGGGCTGCGGCGCCATCCTCTCCCACCGCACCCGGGCCCAACACAACTGCTACAAGCAGCTGCGGCAGGAGTACGATGCCAGGCAGAAGAACCACAGGGCCATCGCCGCCGccctgcagaggaagatgaggaggatgcaGAGCACCATGGCGTACATGAAGAGGCAGATAGGGTTAATCTGTGAGAGCCTGGAGGTGATGGACGATCTGcatgaagacgaggaggaggacctCGGAGAGAGCAGTGGCAGCTCCGGAGGACGCCAGGCAGCAACTTAA
- the rps2 gene encoding 40S ribosomal protein S2, producing MADDAGGRGGFRGGFGGGGGDRGGFGGDRGGFGDRGRGGRGRGRGRGRGRGRGARGKAEDKEWIPVTKLGRLVKDMKIKSLEEIYLYSLPIKESEIIDFFLATGLKDEVLKIMPVQKQTRAGQRTRFKAFVAIGDYNGHVGLGVKCSKEVATAIRGAIILAKLSIVPVRRGYWGNKIGKPHTVPCKVTGRCGSVLVRLIPAPRGTGIVSAPVPKKLLTMAGIDDCYTSARGCTATLGNFAKATFDAISKTYSYLTPDLWKETVFTKSPYQEFTDHLAKTHTRVSVQRGTPVPPPTS from the exons ATGGCGGACGACGCCGGTGGTAGAGGAGGTTTTCGCGGAGGtttcggcggcggcggcggcgaccGTGGCGGCTTCGGCGGAGACCGTGGCGGCTTCGGGGACCGAGGCCGCGGCGGCCGGGGTCGTGGACGCGGCAGAGGCCGTGGAAGGGGTCGCGGAGCCCGGGGCAAGGCCGAGGACAAGGAG TGGATCCCAGTCACCAAGCTGGGACGCCTGGTCAAGGACATGAAGATCAAGTCCCTGGAGGAGATCTACCTGTACTCTCTGCCCATCAAG GAGTCAGAGATCATCGACTTCTTCCTGGCTACTGGGCTGAAGGACGAGGTGCTGAAGATCATGCCTGTCCAGAAGCAGACCCGGGCCGGTCAGCGCACCAGGTTCAAG GCCTTTGTTGCCATCGGTGACTACAATGGCCATGTGGGTCTGGGGGTGAAGTGCTCCAAAGAGGTGGCCACAGCCATCCGTGGAGCCATCATCCTGGCCAAGCTGTCCATCGTCCCCGTGAGGAGAGGCTACTGGGGTAACAAGATCGGTAAGCCCCACACCGTGCCCTGCAAGGTGACCGGTCGCTGCGGCTCTGTGCTGGTGCGTCTCATCCCGGCCCCCCGTGGTACCGGCATCGTGTCGGCCCCTGTCCCCAAGAAGCTGCTCACCATGGCTGGTATCGATGATTGCTACACCTCTGCTAGGGGCTGCACCGCAACCCTCGGCAACTTCG CCAAGGCCACCTTTGATGCCATTTCAAAGACTTACAGCTACCTGACCCCTGATCTCTGGAAGGAGACAGTCTTCACCAAGTCTCCATACCAG GAGTTCACTGACCATCTGGCCAAGACTCACACCAGGGTGTCTGTGCAGAGGGGAACACCGGTCCCACCGCCTACCTCCTAA
- the ndufb10 gene encoding NADH dehydrogenase [ubiquinone] 1 beta subcomplex subunit 10, with translation MPADFEKGAYPEPPRQTPVVDKQTALPNPAVILSKLFYYSVDLPVTTFRDAVDSIRSNNKAVYYHQKFRRVPDLAECEHGDYLCYYEAEMQWRRDYKVDQEIVKVVQERMRACQQREGPSYHQNCAPEIQQFNQTTNNFQSRYGDLGAYASGRKCLMKQKERMMEPQAQSA, from the exons ATGCCGGCGGACTTTGAGAAGGGAGCTTACCCGGAGCCTCCCCGGCAAACCCCGGTGGTGGACAAGCAGACAGCGCTGCCCAACCCGGCGGTGATCCTGTCCAAACTCTTCTACTACTCCGTGGACCTGCCTGTCACCACATTTAGAG ATGCTGTGGACAGCATTCGCTCGAACAACAAGGCCGTGTACTACCACCAGAAGTTCCGCCGTGTCCCCGACCTGGCGGAGTGTGAGCATGGAGATTATCTCTGCTACTACGAGGCAGAGATGCAGTGGAGGAGAGACTA TAAAGTGGACCAGGAGATTGTGAAGGTGGTCCAGGAGCGCATGAGGGCCtgccagcagagagaaggaccCAGCTACCACCAGAACTGTGCTCCAGAGATCCAGCAGTTCAACCAGACAACCAATAACTTCCAGTCACGCT ACGGAGATCTTGGAGCGTACGCGAGTGGGAGGAAATGTCTAATGAAGCAAAAAGAACGAATGATGGAACCTCAGGCCCAGAGCGCTTAA
- the LOC133023596 gene encoding large ribosomal subunit protein uL3-like translates to MSHRKFHAPRHGHMGFLPHKRSKTHIGRVRTWPKDEPSKPVHLSGFLGYKAGMTHILRDIHRTGLKQAKREAVEAVTIIETPPVIVVGIVGYIDTIRGLRSFKTIFAEHISDECKRRFYRNWYKCKKKAFTKYSKKWQDETGKKQLDKDFNALKKYCSVIRVIIHSQMRLLPLKQKKAHVIEVQLNGGSISDKVDWAKEHLEQAVPISAVFHQDEMIDVIGVTKGHGFKGVTSRWHVKKLPRKTHKGLRKVACIGAWHPARVAYTIARAGQKGYNHRTEVNKKIYRMGQAVHVQDGKVIQNSASTNFDASQKSINPMGGFVHYGEVNNDFLMLKGNVVGTKKRVLTLRKSLLVHTSRKSHETIELKFIDTASKFGHGRFQTAMEKRSFMGPMKKDALKTLQEHLSEDV, encoded by the exons ATG TCTCATCGCAAATTCCATGCACCACGCCATGGGCACATGGGGTTTCTGCCCCACAAGCGAAGCAAGACGCACATAGGGAGGGTGCGCACGTGGCCCAAAGATGAACCAAGCAAACCCGTCCACCTGTCGGGCTTCCTGGGATACAAGGCTGGCATGACCCACATCCTCAGGGATATTCACCGCACTGGCCTAA AACAGGCTAAGCGAGAGGCGGTGGAGGCGGTTACCATCATCGAAACTCCTCCTGTCATTGTCGTGGGGATCGTGGGATACATCGATACCATCCGTGGTTTACGTTCCTTTAAAACCATCTTTGCCGAGCACATCAGTGACGAGTGCAAGCGCAGATTCTACAGAAATTG GTACAAGTGCAAGAAGAAGGCCTTCACCAAGTACAGCAAGAAGTGGCAGGACGAGACAGGGAAGAAACAGCTGGATAAGGATTTTAACGCGCTGAAGAAATACTGTTCCGTCATCAGGGTTATCATTCACTCCCAG ATGCGACTGCTGCCACTAAAGCAGAAAAAAGCCCACGTCATTGAGGTGCAGCTAAATGGGGGTAGCATCTCAGACAAGGTGGACTGGGCGAAGGAGCACCTGGAGCAGGCTGTGCCCATCTCTGCTGTCTTCCACCAGGATGAGATGATTGACGTCATCGGCGTCACCAAGGGTCACGGCTTCAAAG GTGTGACGAGCCGCTGGCACGTTAAGAAGCTCCCGAGGAAGACTCACAAGGGCCTGAGGAAGGTGGCCTGTATTGGAGCCTGGCATCCCGCCCGCGTGGCCTACACTATTGCTCGTGCCGGTCAGAAGGGATATAACCACCGCACTGAGGTCAACAAGAAG ATCTACCGTATGGGTCAGGCAGTCCATGTTCAGGACGGGAAGGTGATCCAGAATAGTGCCTCCACCAACTTTGACGCCAGCCAGAAGAGCATAAACCCAATG GGAGGTTTCGTTCACTATGGTGAAGTCAATAATGACTTCCTCATGTTGAAAGGCAACGTTGTCGGGACGAAGAAACGTGTGCTCACTCTCAGAAAG TCTTTACTCGTGCACACGTCTCGCAAGTCCCATGAGACCATTGAGCTTAAGTTCATCGACACTGCTTCCAAATTCGGTCATGGCCGTTTCCAGACTGCCATGGAGAAGAGGTCATTCATG GGGCCAATGAAGAAAGACGCCCTCAAGACACTGCAGGAGCATCTGTCTGAGGATGTTTGA
- the LOC133023589 gene encoding testis-expressed protein 2-like: MASMEESKLIFSLDLHNEGPTVAFSKDKPSAGESRSDLSPGIHGHRSQASSLTHSPSFPGSLADLSASSAGMVLTTNLVKSSSTDLEPRESSSVRGKPLLSLVKSLSTEISRRVEPEVNLSKSDSKLHLHPWKQLTQPKTPGVGSDAGVLSQYDDWASPRSTGSMSPTEPRGSSLIAEFEDTRRKFSEAMQDPLNMLSKMMGDESSGSPKQGKASSAGDSPASQGSCGREGSTDDTDFKCRRRTDGEHKGSCDTPLRRLQKGSLTKSSASPEQHSHSRDSRLEIQTYGDMIQVVELQSESRGTHRKAFIKSQVSSLPIHWLLPVGLLAYGFFVLPLPSYLTGLSLGVACGFMLGLVVVFIFAPRRSSARDRKSPRFNPNMDPLDGRLTDTEILEGWMNETYSYDPETFHPSVTHSVHVTLEGSRLQLRHPRANIPRWATFKETPCEAVFLRSRSYQLANSKVSLLPPGLARKRVWNKKYPICITLAEGEVGEESVVEGQEEEERAERPTALDPQLPVTLYLFGRTGREKEEWFQHFSSASRATAKNNVDGEENTETPSGGDTAKDSVEELQDLPGAVKPRTLLDYGTFMTQLIGSESGNPTPSPCRSETGSPTTLKKIHNEEQDSEGQAGAECSAGAGAGGGGCSTESQPTWVNSIVGRIFWDFLHEKYWTDQVVHKIQKKLSKIKLPYFMNELTLADLDMGTCLPQVLNTSKPKLDHRGLWLEMELMYTGCLQMTLVTKMNLCKLGREGEDEAHAVPEMHQVGAKPRMCVLADSDEESSSAGSSDEEEVPPFEPQGSLGDKTATVVAADGHTGGSTGRKFLRFVDKIAKSKYFQKATENEYIRKKIAEMSNMPLLLSVEVLELSGTLAINIPPPPTDRIWYSFQEPPRLDLHVRPMLGEREVTLTHVTEWIEKKLQCEFQKVFVMPNMDDLYLPLMTSGLESSPASGHSSVQSTSQQSSMESQEYMSD, translated from the exons ATGGCCAGCATGGAGGAGAGCAAGCTCATCTTCAGCCTGGACCTCCACAATGAGGGTCCCACTGTGGCCTTCTCCAAAGACAAACCCTCAGCCGGAGAGAGCCGGTCTGACCTCAGTCCAGGGATCCATGGCCATCGCTCCCAGGCCTCCTCCCTTACTCACTCTCCTTCCTTCCCAGGCTCTTTAGCTGACTTATCTGCATCATCAGCTGGCATGGTCCTCACCACCAACTTGGTGAAATCCTCCTCCACGGACCTGGAACCGAGGGAGAGCAGCTCAGTAAGAGGTAAACCTCTCCTCAGCCTGGTCAAGTCCCTGAGCACAGAGATCTCACGTCGGGTCGAGCCTGAGGTCAACCTCTCCAAGTCTGACTCCAAGCTGCATTTGCATCCCTGGAAGCAGCTTACCCAGCCAAAGACCCCCGGGGTAGGGTCTGACGCAGGAGTGCTGAGTCAGTACGATGACTGGGCGTCCCCTCGCTCCACGGGCAGCATGTCGCCCACCGAGCCCCGGGGCAGCTCGCTGATCGCTGAGTTTGAGGACACGCGGAGGAAGTTCTCCGAGGCCATGCAGGATCCTCTGAACATGCTGAGTAAGATGATGGGGGATGAGAGCTCTGGCAGCCCCAAGCAGGGGAAGGCTTCGAGTGCTGGAGACTCACCAGCCTCCCAGGGAAGCTGTGGGCGAGAGGGGAGCACTGATGACACAGACTTTAAGTGCCGGAGGAGGACTGATGGTGAGCATAAAGGCTCGTGTGACACTCCTCTGAGAAGACTCCAGAAGGGTTCATTAACAAAATCCTCGGCCTCCCCAGAACAGCACAGCCACAGCAGAGACAGCCGTTTAGAAATTCAAACTTACGGAGATATGATTCAAGTGGTGGAGCTCCAGAGTGAATCCAGAGGGACACATCGCAAAGCGTTCATCAAGTCTCAAGTCTCATCGCTGCCGATTCACTGGCTCCTCCCCGTGGGACTTCTAGCTTATGGGTTCTTCGTGCTGCCCCTCCCCTCCTATCTGACCGGCCTGTCGTTGGGGGTCGCATGTGGCTTCATGCTGGGCCTGGTGGTGGTGTTCATTTTTGCCCCACGACGCTCAAGCGCTAGAGATAGAAAAAGCCCTCGGTTCAACCCCAACATGGATCCACTGGATGGAAGACTCACAGATACGGAAATCCTCGAG GGCTGGATGAATGAGACGTACAGCTATGACCCAGAGACCTTCCACCCCTCCGTCACACACTCTGTCCACGTCACACTGGAGGGGAGCCGGCTGCAGCTGAGGCATCCGCGGGCCAACATACCTCGATGGGCGACGTTCAAGGAGACGCCGTGTGAGGCCGTGTTTTTGCGTTCGCGCTCATATCAGCTGGCTAACAGTAAG GTGTCTTTGTTGCCTCCTGGCCTGGCTCGCAAGAGGGTGTGGAACAAAAAGTATCCCATCTGCATCACCCTGGCtgagggggaggtgggggaggagagTGTGGTCgaagggcaggaggaggaggagagggcggAGAGACCCACCGCACTGGACCCCCAGCTTCCTGTCACCCTCTACCTGTTTGGCCGCACtggcagagagaaggaggagtggTTCCAGCATTTCTCGTCGGCCTCCAGGGCCACGGCCAAGAACAATGTGGACGGTGAGGAGAACACAG AAACACCATCCGGTGGAGATACAGCTAAAGACAgcgtggaggagctgcaggatttGCCAGGAGCCGTGAAACCAAGAACGCTGTTGGACTACGGCACCTTCAtgacacagctgattggctcagAGAGTGGCAATCCCACCCCGAGCCCCTGCCGCAGTGAGACGGGAAGCCCCACCACCCTCAAGAAG ATTCACAATGAAGAGCAGGACTCTGAAGGTCAAGCTGGAGCTGAGTGCAgtgcaggtgcaggtgcagggggaggaggatgcTCCACAGAGAGCCAGCCCACCTGGGTGAATTCCATAGTGGGAAGGATTTTCTGGGACTTTCTCCACGAGAAGTACTGGACCGATCAGGTGGTGCACAAGATCCAGAAGAAACTCAGCAAGATCAAG TTGCCGTACTTCATGAATGAGCTGACTCTGGCAGATCTGGACATGGGCACCTGCTTACCTCAAGTCCTCAACACCTCCAAACCTAAACTGGACCACAGAG GCCTGTGGCTGGAAATGGAGTTGATGTACACCGGCTGCCTTCAGATGACCCTGGTGACGAAGATGAACCTGTGTAAGctgggcagagagggagaggatgaggcTCATGCCGTTCCAGAGATGCATCAAGTAGG CGCCAAGCCCAGGATGTGCGTTCTGGCTGATAGCGATGAAGAGTCATCCAGCGCAGGCTCGTCTGATGAAGAGGAAGTCCCTCCATTTGAGCCCCAGGGGTCTCTGGGAGATAAGACTGCAACAGTGGTTGCAGCCGATGG GCACACTGGTGGCAGCACAGGCAGGAAATTCCTGAGATTTGTGGACAAGATTGCAAAGTCCAAATACTTCCAGAAGGCCACGGAGAACGAGTACATCAGAAAGAAGATAGCTGAGATGTCCAACATGCCTCTGCTGCTCAGTGTGGAGGTCCTGGAGCTCTCTGGCACTCTGGCCATCAACATCCCGCCTCCTCCTACTGACAGGATATG GTACAGTTTCCAGGAACCTCCCAGGTTGGACCTGCATGTGCGTCCCATGCTCGGGGAGAGGGAGGTCACCTTGACCCATGTCACCGAGTGGATCGAGAAAAAACTGCAGTGCGAGTTCCAG AAAGTGTTTGTCATGCCCAACATGGACGATCTGTATCTGCCCCTGATGACATCTGGCCTAGAAAGCTCCCCTGCATCCGGCCACTCTTCAGTCCAATCCACATCCCAACAGTCCTCCATGGAGTCCCAGGAGTACATGTCCGACTAG
- the LOC133023595 gene encoding oocyte zinc finger protein XlCOF20-like, protein MKIHEEMHMGRKAIQCQECGETFKSTDHLVVHVRRHTGEKPYQCEICGQCFPKIGGLRTHRKKHTVSPLTSSTTEPGVQSVMQPNPGPSQSTADLDCKDWNISPVDTDLKLCQIKEELGDESQTQEIVFPSPEIMKSEQEQPEIQVSHEMQPGPWNCSAVKTENNDRDEELLDSQAVLPNEKLSTKNLKDREVCHWCGQSFKLIGCLTKHIKRHKSLTSCDVCGTEFQSTKLLVLHLKHFHKNTWFCEVCGNKFRNGSSLKIHERMHTDMKEFPCQACGKTFSSSDHLVDHVRTHTWETPYQCDICGKAFSQSQDLTVHKESHSDKMPHGCSLCGQRFDKKTTLKSHMRRHSGVNSYPCDLCDKRFSQPGMLKSHRRTHQRRFTCQVCGKLYQSQKTVKVHMRSHEMSDAE, encoded by the exons ATGAAGATCCATGAGGAAATGCACATGGGCAGGAAAGCAATTCAGTGTCAAGAGTGTGGCGAAACATTTAAGAGTACAGATCATCTCGTTGTCCATGTTCGGCGCCATACAGGGGAAAAACCGTATCAGTGTGAGATTTGTGGTCAATGTTTTCCCAAAATTGGAGGGTTgaggacacacaggaaaaaacacacag TGAGTCCACtaaccagcagcaccacagagCCAGGAGTCCAAAGTGTGATGCAGCCAAACCCAGGACCCTCACAAAGCACCGCAGACCTGGACTGTAAAGACTGGAACATCAGCCCGGTAGACACAGACCTGAAGCTTTGTCAGATAAAAGAGGAACTTGGGGACGAGAGTCAAACACAGGagattgtttttccttctcctgaaaTTATGAAAAGTGAGCAAGAACAGCCAGAGATACAAGTGTCACATGAAATGCAGCCAGGTCCATGGAACTGCTCTGCAGTGAAGACTGAGAACAACGACCGTGATGAGGAGCTGCTCGACAGCCAAGCTGTATTGCCTAATGAGAAACTTTCCACCAAAAATCTGAAAGACCGCGAGGTTTGTCATTGGTGTGGCCAGTCATTTAAGCTTATAGGCTGCTTGACGAAACACATTAAAAGACACAAATCATTAACTTCCTGTGACGTTTGTGGGACAGAATTCCAATCCACGAAACTGTTGGTACTTCATTTGAAGCATTTTCACAAAAATACATGGTTTTGTGAAGTTTGTGGCAACAAGTTTAGAAATGGCAGTTCTTTGAAGATTCATGAGAGAATGCATACAGACATGAAAGAGTTTCCTTGTCAAGCGTGTGGCAAAACATTTAGCAGTAGCGATCATCTGGTTGACCACGTGCGCACCCATACTTGGGAAACCCCGTATCAGTGTGATATCTGTGGAAAGGCGTTCAGTCAGAGCCAGGACCTCACAGTCCATAAAGAAAGCCATTCTGACAAAATGCCGCATGGTTGCAGCCTGTGTGGCCAGCGTTTTGATAAGAAAACCACTCTCAAATCACACATGAGACGCCATTCAGGGGTAAACTCGTACCCGTGTGATCTTTGCGATAAACGTTTTTCCCAACCTGGAATGTTGAAGAGCCACAGGAGAACGCACCAGAGGAGGTTTACCTGTCAAGTTTGTGGCAAGCTATACCAGTCTCAAAAGACTGTTAAGGTGCATATGAGATCTCATGAAATGTCAGATGCCGAGTGA
- the LOC133023606 gene encoding methionine-R-sulfoxide reductase B1-A-like, whose translation MSFCSFFGGEVFKDHFKTGVYVCTKCDHQLFSSRSKYEHSSPWPAFTETVQEDSVSKHKERPGTYKVLCGKCGNGLGHEFVNDGPSKGSSRFUIFSSSLKFVPKDKVDGQ comes from the exons ATGTCGTTCTGCTCTTTCTTCGGCGGGGAGGTTTTTAAAGACCATTTTAAAACAG GTGTTTATGTTTGCACCAAGTGTGATCACCAGCTGTTCTCCAGCCGCTCCAAGTATGAGCACTCCTCCCCCTGGCCGGCCTTCACAGAGACCGTCCAGGAAGACAGTGTGTCCAAACACAAGGAGAGACCTGGAACGTACAAG GTGCTATGTGGGAAGTGTGGAAATGGACTGGGCCATGAGTTTGTGAATGACGGGCCATCCAAAGGGTCGTCTCGCTTCTGAATATTCAGCAGCTCACTGAAGTTCGTCCCTAAag ATAAGGTTGATGGACAGTAA
- the LOC133023605 gene encoding methionine-R-sulfoxide reductase B1-A-like translates to MDEMSYCSFSGGEEWKNHFQPGIYVCSECGHKLFSSRSKFEHSSPWPAFSETIHEDSVSKQPEAWGPLKVCCGKCGNGLGHEFLYDGPREGLSRFUIFSSSLVFIPMEKVDGQKGEP, encoded by the exons ATGGATGAAATGTCATATTGTTCTTTTTCTGGGGGAGAAGAATGGAAAAATCACTTCCAGCCTG GTATATACGTGTGTTCTGAATGTGGGCACAAGTTATTTTCCAGCAGGTCAAAGTTTGAGCACTCGTCTCCTTGGCCAGCTTTCTCCGAAACAATCCACGAGGACAGTGTCTCCAAACAGCCTGAAGCATGGGGACCCCTAAAG GTTTGTTGTGGAAAGTGTGGCAATGGATTGGGCCACGAGTTCTTGTATGACGGCCCGAGAGAGGGTCTGTCACGTTTCTGAATATTCAGCAGCTCCCTGGTGTTCATCCCTATGG AAAAGGTTGATGGACAGAAAGGTGAGCCGTAG